One window from the genome of Paraclostridium sordellii encodes:
- the proC gene encoding pyrroline-5-carboxylate reductase, producing MNKKIGFIGAGNMAKAMIGGIVKSSLVDANKVTASDLNENALENAKKEYGINVTTDSKEVVKNSDIVVVAVKPNVYDIVLEGVKDLISDEKIIVTIAAGKTIESIENVIGKDKKVIRTMPNTPALVNEGMSAICKNKNITDEELNIVKNIFNSFGKAEVVNEYLIDAVIGASGSAPAYVFMFIEAMADAAVLAGMPRNQAYTFAAQAVMGSAKMVLETGKHPGELKDMVCSPGGTTIEAVKTLEEEGFRSAVIKAIGDCIEKSKEMSK from the coding sequence ATGAATAAAAAAATAGGATTTATAGGTGCAGGAAACATGGCTAAGGCTATGATAGGGGGAATAGTTAAATCAAGTTTAGTGGATGCAAATAAAGTAACAGCATCTGACTTAAATGAGAATGCTCTTGAAAATGCAAAGAAAGAATATGGGATAAATGTAACTACTGACTCTAAAGAGGTAGTAAAAAATAGTGATATAGTAGTAGTTGCAGTTAAACCAAATGTTTATGATATAGTTTTAGAAGGTGTGAAGGACTTAATAAGTGATGAAAAGATAATTGTTACTATAGCAGCAGGAAAAACTATAGAATCAATAGAAAATGTTATAGGCAAAGATAAGAAAGTTATAAGAACTATGCCAAATACTCCAGCTCTTGTAAATGAGGGAATGAGTGCTATTTGTAAAAATAAAAATATAACTGATGAAGAATTAAATATAGTTAAGAATATATTTAATTCATTTGGAAAAGCTGAAGTTGTAAATGAGTATTTAATTGATGCAGTAATAGGTGCAAGTGGATCTGCACCAGCATATGTATTTATGTTTATAGAAGCTATGGCTGATGCAGCAGTTTTAGCAGGAATGCCTAGAAATCAAGCTTATACTTTTGCAGCACAAGCTGTAATGGGTTCTGCAAAAATGGTCCTTGAAACAGGAAAACACCCAGGTGAGTTAAAAGATATGGTTTGTTCTCCTGGAGGAACTACAATAGAAGCTGTAAAAACATTAGAAGAAGAAGGATTTAGAAGTGCTGTTATAAAAGCTATTGGAGATTGTATAGAAAAATCTAAAGAAATGAGTAAATAA
- a CDS encoding DUF4363 family protein, whose amino-acid sequence MKSIVFTIIWTILLVVFGVFISFKAEDFASRYNESLNTLEMYVKEEDWKTSYEYTNELKNNFNEDSKFWFKLLNHCHLGDIELSFNILSNGIYLQDIGTCLDEIESIKIYLHRMIESEKHNLDHIL is encoded by the coding sequence TTGAAATCAATAGTATTTACAATAATATGGACTATACTGCTTGTTGTATTTGGAGTTTTCATATCTTTTAAAGCCGAAGACTTTGCTTCAAGATATAATGAGTCATTAAATACTTTAGAAATGTATGTAAAAGAAGAAGATTGGAAGACTTCTTATGAATACACTAACGAATTAAAAAATAACTTTAATGAAGACTCTAAATTTTGGTTTAAGTTATTAAATCATTGTCATTTAGGTGATATCGAGCTTTCATTTAATATATTATCTAATGGAATTTACTTACAAGATATAGGAACATGTTTAGATGAAATAGAATCAATTAAAATATATCTTCATCGAATGATAGAGTCAGAAAAACATAATCTTGACCATATATTATAA
- a CDS encoding sulfide/dihydroorotate dehydrogenase-like FAD/NAD-binding protein — protein sequence MGSKIVKKKKLTDSIYLMDIEAPRVAKASKPGQFIIVKNDEKGERIPLTIADYDTNKGTVSIVFQTVGASTKQLETFEEGDYVADFVGPLGMPSEFVEEDINELKNKKMIFVAGGVGAAPVYPQVKWFKEHGIDVDVIIGSRTKDLLILEDEMREVAGNLYICTDDGTYGFNGRVTDCLKDLVENQGKKYDHAVVIGPMIMMKFMCMLTKDLGIPTTVSLNPIMVDGTGMCGACRVNVGGKIKFACVDGPEFDGHLVNFDESMRRQAMYKTEEGRAILKQEEGDTHQHGGCGCGGN from the coding sequence ATGGGAAGTAAAATTGTAAAAAAGAAGAAACTGACAGATAGCATTTATTTAATGGATATAGAAGCTCCAAGAGTTGCAAAAGCTTCTAAGCCAGGACAATTTATTATTGTAAAAAATGATGAAAAAGGTGAGAGGATACCTCTTACAATAGCTGACTATGACACTAATAAGGGAACTGTTAGTATAGTATTCCAAACTGTTGGAGCTAGTACTAAACAACTTGAAACATTTGAAGAAGGGGATTATGTAGCTGATTTTGTCGGACCATTAGGCATGCCTAGTGAGTTTGTTGAAGAAGACATAAATGAATTAAAAAATAAAAAAATGATATTTGTAGCTGGAGGAGTTGGAGCTGCGCCAGTATATCCACAAGTTAAGTGGTTTAAAGAACATGGAATTGATGTTGATGTTATAATTGGATCTAGAACAAAAGATTTACTAATTTTAGAAGATGAAATGAGAGAAGTCGCTGGAAATCTTTATATTTGCACAGATGACGGTACATATGGATTTAATGGAAGAGTTACAGATTGCTTAAAAGATTTAGTTGAAAATCAAGGGAAAAAATATGATCATGCAGTGGTTATAGGCCCTATGATAATGATGAAATTTATGTGTATGCTAACTAAAGATTTAGGTATACCTACTACAGTAAGTTTAAACCCTATAATGGTTGATGGAACAGGAATGTGTGGAGCATGTAGAGTTAATGTTGGTGGTAAAATAAAATTTGCATGCGTAGATGGTCCTGAATTTGATGGTCACCTAGTTAATTTTGACGAGTCTATGAGAAGACAGGCTATGTACAAAACAGAAGAAGGAAGAGCCATACTAAAACAAGAAGAAGGGGATACGCATCAACATGGCGGATGCGGATGTGGAGGTAATTAA
- the rbr gene encoding rubrerythrin, with protein sequence MDLKNSKTAKNLMEAFEGESKAMTKYNFYAEQAKKEGYNKIAKFFEETANNERAHAKIWFKLLNNGIKSTLNNLNEASEGENFEWTDMYYRFAKEAQEEGFDDIAYLFKSIGKIEKQHEERYLELISHIEENTVFKKDEDIKWRCMNCGHIHQGKKALAICPVCSHPKAFFEVSCDCM encoded by the coding sequence ATGGATCTAAAGAATAGTAAAACTGCGAAAAATTTAATGGAAGCTTTTGAAGGAGAATCAAAAGCAATGACAAAATATAATTTTTACGCTGAACAAGCGAAGAAAGAAGGATACAATAAAATAGCAAAATTCTTTGAAGAAACTGCAAATAATGAAAGAGCTCATGCTAAAATATGGTTTAAATTATTAAACAATGGAATTAAATCAACTTTAAATAATTTAAATGAAGCTTCAGAAGGTGAAAATTTTGAATGGACTGATATGTATTATAGATTTGCAAAAGAAGCACAAGAGGAAGGGTTTGATGATATAGCATATTTATTTAAGTCTATAGGTAAAATTGAGAAACAACATGAAGAAAGATACTTAGAGTTAATTAGTCATATAGAAGAGAACACAGTATTTAAAAAAGATGAGGATATAAAATGGAGATGTATGAACTGTGGACATATTCATCAAGGTAAAAAGGCATTAGCAATATGTCCGGTATGCTCTCATCCAAAAGCTTTTTTTGAAGTTAGTTGCGATTGTATGTAG
- a CDS encoding DUF421 domain-containing protein: MIVVLIRSILLYIAVLIALRVMGKGEIAEMNSFDLVITLLIAEVAAIPMQNNEIPIVYGIASITGLVFMQIIISYLTLKFRSVRLIFNGKPAILIDKGKINYSELKAERVTMDELLEQLRIQGYFNLKDVYYAILETDGNLSIVPTPSYEKVPTKNFKRIPLPLILDGELLKTNLDLINKDKNWILSILKKNNINSINETLICILDEQDNFFIQKK, translated from the coding sequence ATGATTGTAGTTTTAATAAGAAGTATACTTTTATATATAGCAGTTTTAATAGCTCTTAGAGTTATGGGTAAGGGTGAAATTGCAGAAATGAATTCCTTTGATTTAGTAATAACACTATTAATTGCAGAAGTTGCTGCTATCCCTATGCAAAACAATGAAATACCTATAGTTTATGGAATAGCTTCTATTACAGGGTTAGTATTTATGCAAATAATAATATCCTACCTTACACTAAAATTTAGAAGTGTAAGGCTTATTTTTAATGGAAAGCCTGCCATACTAATAGATAAGGGGAAAATTAATTATAGTGAGCTTAAAGCTGAGCGAGTGACTATGGATGAACTATTAGAACAACTTCGTATTCAAGGTTATTTTAATTTAAAAGATGTTTATTATGCAATCCTTGAAACAGATGGTAATCTTAGTATTGTTCCCACTCCTAGCTATGAAAAAGTACCTACAAAAAACTTTAAACGAATACCTCTTCCTTTAATTTTAGATGGAGAATTATTAAAAACTAATTTAGATCTAATTAATAAAGATAAAAATTGGATTTTATCAATATTGAAAAAAAATAATATAAATTCAATTAATGAAACATTAATTTGTATACTTGATGAACAAGACAACTTCTTCATACAGAAAAAATAA
- a CDS encoding amidohydrolase: MLLIKNGKIFTMTGKNLHNGCVLIKDKKIIAINETIEETKLMTVIDAKGAWVMPGIIEAHCHIGLSEEGIRFEGDDINESTSPITGHLRAIDAINPLDQAFKDAIAGGITSVMTGQGSANVCGGKFLFMKTSGKCIDDMIVKDEAAMKVAFGENPKRVYSSKQTTPSTRMATAAILREALYKAINYKNKKEEALQKGDYFELDLKQECFMDVLDKKIPLKAHAHRADDILTAIRLAKEFNLDMTLDHCTEGHLIPEYIKKSGFSAIVGPSLTNRSKVELKNRTFKTAGVLNKYGVDVAITTDHPVVPIQYLPICAGFAAKEGLGIEESLKAITINPAKICGVEDIVGSIEVGKDADIAIFTGNPMEVFSETLYTIIDGNIVYSKE, from the coding sequence ATGCTGCTTATAAAAAATGGTAAAATTTTCACAATGACAGGTAAAAATCTACATAATGGTTGTGTATTAATAAAGGATAAAAAAATAATTGCAATAAATGAAACAATAGAAGAAACAAAATTAATGACAGTAATAGATGCAAAAGGAGCATGGGTAATGCCAGGAATAATAGAAGCTCATTGTCATATAGGATTAAGTGAAGAAGGAATAAGATTTGAAGGGGATGATATAAATGAATCAACTAGTCCTATAACAGGGCATCTAAGAGCTATTGATGCTATAAATCCCCTAGACCAAGCATTTAAAGATGCAATTGCCGGAGGGATAACATCTGTAATGACGGGACAGGGAAGTGCTAATGTATGTGGCGGAAAGTTTTTATTTATGAAAACAAGTGGTAAATGTATTGATGATATGATAGTAAAGGATGAGGCTGCTATGAAAGTTGCATTTGGAGAAAATCCAAAGAGAGTATACTCATCAAAACAAACAACTCCATCTACTAGAATGGCAACAGCAGCTATATTAAGAGAAGCTTTATATAAAGCTATAAATTATAAAAATAAAAAAGAAGAAGCGCTACAAAAAGGAGATTACTTTGAGTTGGATTTAAAACAGGAATGTTTTATGGATGTTTTAGATAAAAAAATTCCTTTAAAAGCTCATGCACATAGAGCTGATGATATTTTAACGGCTATTAGATTAGCGAAAGAATTCAATTTAGACATGACTTTAGATCATTGTACAGAAGGACATTTAATACCTGAATATATAAAAAAATCAGGATTTAGCGCAATAGTTGGACCAAGCCTAACAAATAGGAGTAAGGTTGAACTTAAAAATAGGACATTTAAAACTGCAGGAGTTTTAAATAAATATGGAGTAGATGTAGCTATAACTACAGATCATCCTGTTGTTCCAATTCAATATTTACCTATATGTGCAGGATTTGCAGCTAAAGAAGGGTTAGGTATAGAAGAATCATTAAAAGCTATAACTATAAATCCTGCAAAAATATGTGGAGTTGAAGATATAGTTGGAAGTATTGAAGTTGGAAAAGATGCAGATATAGCTATATTTACAGGTAACCCTATGGAAGTTTTTTCTGAAACTTTATATACAATAATAGATGGAAATATTGTATACTCAAAAGAATAA
- a CDS encoding ABC transporter substrate-binding protein: protein MLFKKKISCSLLVILMSTIGLYGCEGKDLGKQDIESKELLKNKDARLAITMAIDKEKITNVILNNDSSPVNYYTPEGLAIDNHGKDYRDIAGNMGNDYDLKEAKEHWEKAKEDLNFKNVTIEVLTSDAESSKRVGEFFQNQLQTNLDGLKVELKQVPFKQKQQLESEGDYDLVYSSWVADYPDPLTFLETFTTNGKFGKNSGYDSKEYNALIEEGKNATSISESWNKYAKAEEILLSDAFLMPLFQSSSAYIQKPYVDGITIIPYGAKYAYKWANAEDKNELNLTSNSDIPSLDMSKATDSLSFSVANNVMEGLVRVNNDGEIVEGIAKEWKSSEDKKTWTFYLRKDAVWSNGDPVTAKDFEFGFKRTLNPKTASQYGFIMYDIVGAENYNIGKTTDSNSIGIKAIDNYTLEVKLNRPVNYFDRLMSFPVFFPQNEKFVKEQGDKFGTTEKTTLYNGPFTLTKWKLDDIYIMTKNQGYWDKNAIKLESVNTKIVKEGTADVNLYENGDVDFIGISNEFIDKYKDSIEFSTSKNATTFFMLINGNNK, encoded by the coding sequence ATGCTATTTAAAAAAAAGATATCGTGTAGTTTACTAGTAATACTTATGAGTACTATTGGTTTATATGGATGTGAAGGTAAAGACTTAGGAAAACAGGATATAGAATCTAAAGAGTTATTAAAAAATAAAGATGCAAGACTTGCGATAACTATGGCAATAGATAAAGAAAAAATAACTAATGTAATATTAAATAATGATTCAAGCCCTGTTAACTATTATACACCTGAAGGATTAGCAATTGATAATCATGGGAAAGATTATCGAGATATTGCAGGAAATATGGGGAATGACTATGATTTAAAAGAGGCTAAAGAACATTGGGAAAAAGCTAAAGAAGATTTAAATTTTAAGAATGTTACAATAGAAGTTTTAACATCGGATGCAGAAAGTAGTAAAAGAGTTGGCGAGTTTTTCCAAAATCAATTGCAAACTAATTTAGATGGATTAAAGGTAGAATTAAAACAAGTACCTTTCAAACAAAAGCAACAATTAGAATCGGAAGGAGATTATGATTTAGTATATAGTTCTTGGGTAGCTGATTATCCTGATCCACTAACTTTCCTAGAGACTTTTACAACTAATGGTAAGTTTGGTAAAAATAGTGGTTATGATAGTAAGGAATATAATGCCTTAATTGAAGAAGGAAAAAATGCAACGTCTATTTCAGAAAGTTGGAATAAGTATGCAAAAGCAGAAGAAATACTTTTAAGTGATGCTTTTTTAATGCCATTGTTTCAAAGTAGTAGTGCTTATATACAAAAACCATATGTAGATGGAATAACAATAATACCTTATGGAGCTAAATATGCATACAAGTGGGCAAATGCAGAAGATAAAAATGAGTTGAATTTAACTAGTAACTCTGATATTCCATCACTTGATATGAGCAAAGCTACAGATTCTTTATCTTTTAGTGTAGCAAATAATGTAATGGAAGGACTAGTAAGAGTTAATAATGACGGTGAAATAGTTGAAGGAATAGCAAAAGAATGGAAATCATCAGAGGATAAAAAAACATGGACTTTCTATTTAAGAAAAGATGCTGTTTGGAGTAATGGGGATCCTGTAACAGCAAAAGATTTTGAGTTTGGATTTAAAAGAACTTTAAATCCAAAAACTGCATCTCAATATGGATTTATAATGTATGATATAGTTGGAGCAGAAAATTATAATATAGGAAAAACAACAGACTCAAACAGTATTGGCATTAAGGCTATAGATAATTATACATTGGAAGTTAAACTAAATAGACCTGTAAATTATTTTGATAGATTAATGTCATTTCCAGTATTTTTCCCTCAAAATGAAAAGTTTGTAAAGGAACAAGGAGATAAATTTGGAACAACTGAAAAAACAACTTTATATAATGGACCATTTACATTAACTAAATGGAAATTAGATGATATATATATAATGACAAAAAATCAAGGATATTGGGATAAAAATGCTATAAAATTAGAATCTGTAAATACTAAGATAGTAAAAGAAGGTACAGCAGATGTTAATTTATATGAAAATGGAGATGTAGATTTTATTGGAATTTCAAATGAGTTTATAGATAAATATAAAGATAGTATAGAATTTAGTACAAGTAAAAATGCAACAACATTTTTTATGTTGATAAATGGAAATAATAAATAA
- a CDS encoding NUDIX hydrolase → MENNLKEKFREFKPYINGHENMKKASVLIPIINIDGSHFILFEVRSKSLRSQPSEISFPGGMIEKGESPIEACIRETCEELGTTKDSIEILSELDLFVNPSNMIIHPFVGFLKNHNELNPSPDEVDHTFLVPISYLLKNKPMSFRNQVTVIPNDEFPYELIPHKENYKFQPGFYDSLFYKYKNYVIWGITGKILENFLDIIS, encoded by the coding sequence ATGGAAAATAACTTAAAAGAAAAATTCAGGGAATTTAAACCTTACATAAATGGTCATGAGAATATGAAAAAAGCTTCGGTATTAATTCCTATAATAAATATCGATGGCTCTCATTTCATATTATTCGAAGTTAGGTCTAAAAGTTTAAGATCTCAACCTAGTGAAATTTCTTTTCCTGGTGGAATGATTGAAAAAGGAGAGTCCCCTATAGAGGCTTGTATACGAGAAACTTGCGAAGAACTTGGAACAACAAAAGATAGTATAGAAATTTTATCTGAATTGGATTTATTTGTAAATCCATCTAACATGATAATACACCCATTTGTTGGATTTTTAAAAAATCACAATGAACTTAATCCTAGTCCAGATGAAGTTGATCATACGTTTTTGGTTCCTATATCTTATTTACTAAAAAATAAACCAATGTCTTTTAGAAATCAAGTTACAGTAATTCCTAACGATGAATTTCCCTATGAGTTAATTCCCCATAAAGAAAATTATAAATTTCAACCTGGATTTTATGACTCTTTATTTTACAAGTACAAAAACTATGTTATTTGGGGCATAACAGGCAAAATTCTTGAAAATTTTCTAGATATAATATCATAA
- the gltA gene encoding NADPH-dependent glutamate synthase yields MSKVKVPVRHQEAEVRVKNFDEVCLGYNKEEAMKEASRCLECKKPRCVSGCPVEINIPGFIGKLKEGDIEGAAKVIAKDSSLPAVCGRVCPQENQCEGLCVLGIKSDAVSIGKLEKFVADYSREHNFDLVQTEEPNNKKVAVIGSGPAGLACAGDLAKLGYDVTIFEAMHEAGGVLTYGIPEFRLPKDGVVKPEIENIKSLGVKIETNTIIGRTITIDELLNEEGFEAVFIGSGAGLPKFMGISGENANGVCSANEFLTRVNLMKAYKEDYMTPVRTGKSVAVIGGGNVAMDAARTAARLGAETHIVYRRSEAELPARLEEVHHAKEEGIIFDTLTNPVEILTDESGEVKGMVCVKMELGEPDDSGRRRPQVIENSEFIMTVDTVIMALGTSPNPLITSTTDGLDTNKWECIVADDNGVTSKDGVFAGGDAVTGAATVISAMGAGRKAAKAIDEYLKNKETEMTNA; encoded by the coding sequence ATGAGCAAAGTTAAAGTACCAGTTAGACACCAAGAAGCTGAAGTTAGAGTTAAAAATTTCGATGAAGTTTGTCTAGGATATAACAAAGAAGAAGCGATGAAAGAAGCAAGCAGATGTCTAGAATGTAAAAAACCAAGATGTGTATCTGGATGTCCTGTTGAAATAAATATTCCTGGATTTATTGGAAAATTAAAAGAAGGAGACATTGAAGGAGCAGCTAAAGTAATAGCAAAAGATAGTTCACTTCCTGCTGTTTGTGGAAGGGTTTGTCCACAAGAAAATCAATGTGAGGGTCTTTGCGTTTTAGGTATAAAATCAGATGCGGTATCAATAGGAAAATTAGAAAAATTTGTTGCTGATTATTCTAGAGAGCATAATTTTGATTTAGTACAAACAGAAGAACCAAATAATAAAAAAGTTGCTGTTATAGGAAGTGGACCAGCTGGACTTGCTTGTGCTGGGGACTTAGCAAAATTAGGATATGATGTTACTATATTTGAAGCTATGCATGAAGCAGGTGGAGTTTTAACTTACGGAATACCTGAATTTAGATTACCTAAAGATGGAGTTGTTAAGCCGGAAATTGAAAATATTAAAAGTTTAGGTGTAAAAATAGAAACTAATACAATAATAGGTAGAACTATAACTATAGATGAATTATTAAATGAAGAAGGATTTGAAGCTGTATTTATAGGATCAGGAGCAGGACTTCCTAAATTTATGGGAATTTCAGGGGAAAATGCTAATGGAGTATGTTCTGCAAATGAGTTTTTAACAAGAGTAAACTTAATGAAAGCATATAAAGAAGATTATATGACTCCTGTAAGAACAGGAAAAAGTGTTGCAGTAATTGGTGGGGGAAATGTTGCTATGGATGCTGCAAGAACAGCAGCTAGATTAGGAGCAGAAACTCATATAGTATACAGAAGAAGTGAAGCTGAACTTCCAGCTAGACTAGAAGAAGTACACCATGCTAAAGAAGAAGGAATAATATTTGATACGTTAACTAATCCAGTAGAAATTTTAACAGATGAAAGTGGAGAAGTAAAAGGAATGGTATGTGTTAAAATGGAATTAGGAGAACCTGATGATTCAGGAAGAAGAAGACCACAAGTTATAGAAAACTCTGAGTTTATAATGACTGTGGATACAGTTATTATGGCACTTGGAACATCTCCAAACCCACTTATAACATCTACTACAGATGGACTAGATACTAATAAATGGGAATGTATAGTTGCTGATGATAATGGAGTAACTTCAAAAGATGGTGTTTTTGCTGGAGGAGATGCAGTTACAGGAGCAGCTACAGTTATATCTGCAATGGGTGCAGGAAGAAAAGCTGCTAAGGCTATAGATGAATATCTTAAAAATAAAGAAACAGAAATGACTAATGCATAG
- the miaB gene encoding tRNA (N6-isopentenyl adenosine(37)-C2)-methylthiotransferase MiaB: MAKRKQVHVPIEKIQEQDRFIEAIAETTNRYYAIHGRKPRYMIQTFGCQMNEHDSEKLCAMLDGMGYTQGLTAAECDLVIYNTCAVRENAELKVYGNLGQLKSLKKQNPDLKIAVCGCMMQQSHVVEEIKTKYRHVDLVFGTHNLYKFPELLANSMDSEKTLIDVWDVDGEVVEGLRSNRKFELKAFVNIMYGCNNFCTYCIVPYTRGRERSRTPEDIINEIKELVANGTKEITLLGQNVDSYGKTLENPIRFDQLLRMVNDIEGLERLRFMTSHPKDISDEVIYAIRDCDKVCEYLHLPVQCGSTRLLKEMNRHYTKEYYLEIIEKAKKEVPDIAFSTDLMIGFPGETEEDLLDTIDVVKKVRYDSAFTFIYSKRQGTPAARMENQIPENVKHERFNKVLEEVNKICEEISKSYEGKVVEVLVEGRSKNDETKFTGRTRQNKLVNFKSDREDIIGTLVNVKITESKTFSLNGVIEK, encoded by the coding sequence GTGGCTAAAAGAAAACAAGTACACGTTCCTATAGAGAAGATACAAGAACAAGATAGATTTATAGAGGCTATAGCAGAAACTACAAATAGATACTATGCTATACATGGAAGAAAGCCGAGATATATGATACAAACTTTTGGATGTCAAATGAATGAACATGATTCTGAAAAGTTATGTGCAATGTTAGATGGTATGGGATATACTCAAGGATTAACTGCAGCTGAATGTGATTTAGTTATATACAATACTTGTGCAGTAAGAGAGAATGCAGAACTTAAGGTATATGGAAATTTAGGGCAATTAAAATCTCTAAAAAAACAAAATCCAGATTTAAAAATAGCTGTATGTGGGTGTATGATGCAACAAAGCCATGTTGTAGAAGAAATTAAAACTAAATATAGACATGTAGATTTAGTTTTTGGAACTCATAATTTATATAAATTCCCAGAGCTATTAGCTAATTCTATGGATTCAGAAAAAACACTAATAGATGTATGGGATGTAGATGGAGAAGTTGTAGAAGGACTTAGAAGTAATAGAAAATTTGAATTAAAGGCATTTGTAAACATAATGTATGGATGTAATAATTTCTGTACTTATTGTATAGTACCATACACTAGAGGTAGAGAAAGAAGTAGAACGCCAGAGGATATAATTAACGAAATAAAAGAATTAGTTGCAAATGGGACAAAAGAGATAACATTACTTGGACAAAATGTTGATTCATATGGTAAAACATTAGAAAATCCAATAAGATTTGATCAATTATTAAGAATGGTAAATGATATAGAAGGGTTAGAAAGATTAAGATTTATGACATCTCATCCAAAAGATATATCTGATGAGGTTATATATGCAATAAGAGACTGTGATAAAGTTTGTGAATACTTACATTTACCAGTTCAATGTGGAAGTACTAGATTACTTAAAGAAATGAATAGACATTATACTAAAGAATACTATCTAGAAATAATTGAAAAAGCTAAAAAGGAAGTTCCAGATATTGCTTTCTCTACAGACTTAATGATAGGATTCCCAGGAGAAACAGAAGAAGATTTACTTGATACTATAGATGTTGTTAAAAAAGTTAGATATGATTCTGCATTTACATTTATATATTCAAAGAGACAAGGAACACCTGCAGCTAGAATGGAAAATCAAATACCAGAAAATGTAAAACATGAAAGATTCAATAAGGTATTAGAAGAAGTAAATAAGATATGTGAAGAAATAAGCAAATCATATGAAGGAAAAGTTGTTGAAGTTTTAGTTGAAGGAAGAAGTAAAAATGATGAAACTAAATTTACTGGTAGAACTAGACAAAATAAGTTAGTTAATTTCAAATCAGATAGAGAAGATATAATAGGAACTCTTGTAAATGTTAAAATTACAGAGTCAAAAACATTCTCTTTAAATGGAGTAATAGAAAAATAG